The Risungbinella massiliensis sequence TGAGGTACTCTTCTATTTTGAAGATCCTAACTCTGGACAAAGCTATGTCTTCTTATTGCCAGAAGAAGGGTCTGATACAGAAGAGGATGAAGTTCTCGCATTCCGTTATAAAGAAGAAGGCGACCAAATTCAATTAGAAGATGTGGAGACAGAAGCAGAGTGGGATATGCTTGATGAGGTTTTCAACACTCTGGTTCAAGAAGATGAAGAAAAATAAGTCTTCACTTTTACAAGAAGTAAGTCATATACAAAAATCTCAATTTGATGGTTCA is a genomic window containing:
- a CDS encoding DUF1292 domain-containing protein, which produces METQEKDYDVIYIPDEEGNDHAFEVLFYFEDPNSGQSYVFLLPEEGSDTEEDEVLAFRYKEEGDQIQLEDVETEAEWDMLDEVFNTLVQEDEEK